One stretch of Miscanthus floridulus cultivar M001 chromosome 18, ASM1932011v1, whole genome shotgun sequence DNA includes these proteins:
- the LOC136524349 gene encoding uncharacterized protein: MEGFRDAVSFCGLTDLGFIGLPYTWDNRQGDGHNVKVRLDRGLASDSFLDLFREVKIWHVQTTISDHCCLVAECMEHSSSRRRKKNFRYENMWQRDPSYMALIRDAWDQNLGAGGLGEMQMTLRGGQSRLQTWEKDVFGSVRKSLAALRRELEVERGRLIGCGLSRKEKQLVARISELLSREEVMEKQRARMEWLSDGDRNTALFQAKSRARAKRNSISSLRREDGSVAVSQEAIEKVATGFYRNLFSAQDELIPELILEHVPRKITDEMNARLTCPYTAEEVDRALHMMGANKAPRTRRVHCWFLPAALGTDGCGDHRGGAELSEQRYVT, translated from the coding sequence ATGGAGGGGTTCAGAGATGCGGTGTCCTTCTGTGGCCTGACAGACTTGGGTTTCATCGGGTTGCCCTATACTTGGGACAATCGCCAAGGCGACGGCCATAATGTGAAAGTGAGGCTAGATAGGGGTCTTGCCTCCGATTCATTTCTGGACCTTTTCAGGGAAGTGAAGATTTGGCACGTTCAAACAACGATATCGGATCACTGTTGTTTGGTTGCTGAATGTATGGAACACTCGTCCAGcaggagaagaaagaaaaatttTCGCTATGAGAACATGTGGCAGAGGGACCCGAGCTACATGGCTCTTATTAGAGATGCCTGGGATCAGAACTTGGGCGCTGGAGGCCTGGGCGAGATGCAGATGACGCTGAGGGGTGGACAATCTCGACTACAAACCTGGGAGAAAGATGTTTTTGGGTCGGTGAGGAAATCCTTGGCTGCGTTGCGACGCGAGCTGGAAGTGGAGCGTGGCCGACTGATCGGCTGTGGCCTCTCAAGGAAGGAGAAACAGCTCGTGGCTCGGATCTCTGAACTCCTTTCACGTGAAGAGGTAATGGAGAAACAGAGGGCGCGAATGGAGTGGCTGAGTGATGGTGATCGTAACACTGCTCTCTTCCAGGCTAAATCACGTGCGAGGGCGAAGCGGAATTCTATTTCATCTCTTCGCCGGGAGGATGGATCAGTAGCCGTGTCCCAGGAAGCGATCGAGAAAGTTGCTACTGGTTTCTATAGAAATTTATTTTCGGCCCAAGACGAACTAATTCCAGAGTTGATTTTGGAGCATGTCCCAAGAAAGATTACCGATGAGATGAACGCTCGACTGACCTGTCCTTATACAGCGGAGGAGGTGGACAGAGCGCTACATATGATGGGAGCAAATAAAGCCCCCCGGACCAGACGGGTTCACTGCTGGTTTCTACCAGCTGCATTGGGGACTGATGGGTGCGGGGATCACAGAGGCGGTGCTGAACTTTCTGAACAGAGGTATGTTACCTAA
- the LOC136519743 gene encoding ubiquitin carboxyl-terminal hydrolase 18-like, whose protein sequence is MLGGGGGGGGAGLGLDLSAVFQAAVVGLVLFSAAVVAVRRAASRYFVVDAAGFAASYDDHHHSSPHYPMGNPQEQGTAAADLTGPCAACGGVASKKCSRCKRVRYCSQDCQTKHWQMEHKFKCKQMKSLDPADKLSCGVEANSKKSSGFGRISLVPACKKISKGQVLFPYDEFLKLYNWKDLDVVPCGLMNCGNSCFANVVLQCLSYTRPLVAYLLGMDHSRECSMRHEDWCFLCELQCHIHRASGSLHPFAPTNILSHLPNIGGNLGFGRQEDAHEFMRFAIDKMQSACLDEYGGEKAVDLSTQETTIIQHIFGGRLQSQVQCTACGMVSNRYDNMMDLTVEIQGDAESLEKCLDQFTAIEWLDGDNKYKCDGCNDYVKARKHLSVHQAPNILTITLKRFQSGRFGKLNKRVTFPMELDLTPYTSCTDGSDLYDLYAVVVHLDMLNASFFGHYICYIKGYQGRWYKIDDCKVMVVDEEEVHAQGAYMLLYSRRKARPRPLVTVDESVKQQQQCKLFPSNGQSHMILAGATLNCESSLKTTEDQLQQDCESNNESLREMDIKDQESDLDLRTSIEDDKFISNENLHIPGSLVSHVLEDARAPDSFAEQCEVQVGPPLEGGPIMSSVQFGNSTSEASSEHSFAEQCEVPASCIDSVDYMDVDTEAGTEVERWDGQRPALDDSVGRPNNSTAIPTANGMSGEPKPSFSSGFFDKPSRKRSSFAEEDSAGSPRKLNGYCNGHLSSLEQGVLANSGSEKCNGDTLMTSSNGNYYAVNGDIQSSNDSLHADKRDVPFVSHGFEPRPYKVLSDSNSNCSRTSNGKPKACQGDMSFLPRGFLGRPSSRGISVKADDGLPFSNGASSSIGNGKSKSSNNSSSIGGLSPGFLTRHRRESTVLGKSSDISMDTKSNGAAVMPDHAEERVSDCTTNGSSFQIRAASDHLDENGLAILTTKNNSCGQENDSNGTPSMNHDGSEHDGLRRRITSKFFEQDGIDAQ, encoded by the exons ATGCTGGGGGGCGGCGGAGGAGGCGGTGGCGCGGGCCTGGGACTGGACCTCTCGGCGGTGTTTCAGGCGGCCGTTGTCGGCCTCGTGCTCTTCTCCGCGGCCGTCGTCGCCGTGCGCCGCGCCGCCTCGCGCTACTTCGTCGTCGACGCCGCGGGGTTCGCCGCCTCCTACGACGATCACCACCACAGCTCGCCCCACTACCCGATGGGGAACCCGCAGGAGCAGGGGACCGCCGCAGCGGACCTCACGGGGCCCTGCGCCGCGTGTGGTGGCGTCGCCTCCAAGAAGTGCTCCCGGTGCAAGCGCGTGCGGTACTG TTCCCAAGATTGCCAGACAAAGCATTGGCAAATGGAGCACAAATTCAAGTGCAAACAAATGAAATCATTGGATCCTGCTGACAAGTTATCCTGTGGAGTTGAGGCCAACAGTAAGAAATCATCAGGTTTCGGCCGCATCTCATTGGTGCCTGCCTGTAAAAAGATAAGCAAG GGTCAGGTTCTCTTTCCTTATGATGAATTCTTAAAATTGTACAACTGGAAGGACCTTGATGTTGTACCTTGTGGGCTTATGAACTGTGGCAACAG TTGCTTTGCTAACGTGGTTTTACAATGTCTCTCATACACGAGACCACTTGTGGCCTATCTGTTAGGAATGGACCATAGCAGGGAAT GTTCTATGAGACATGAAGATTGGTGTTTTTTATGTGAGCTACAATGTCATATTCACAGAGCTAGTGGAAGTTTGCACCCATTTGCTCCTACAAACATTCTTTCTCATCTGCCAAATATTGGTGGCAATCTTGGCTTTGGTAGGCAAGAGGATGCTCATGAATTCATGAG GTTTGCAATTGATAAGATGCAATCTGCTTGCCTTGATGAATATGGAGGTGAGAAGGCTGTAGATCTTAGCACCCAAGAGACAACCATTATTCAGCACATATTTGGTGGGCGGCTGCAGTCACAG GTTCAATGCACTGCATGTGGAATGGTCTCAAACCgctatgataatatgatggattTGACTGTTGAAATTCAAGGTGATGCTGAATCATTGGAAAAATGCTTGGATCAGTTCACTGCTATCGAGTGGCTTGATGGGGATAATAAGTACAAGTGTGATGG ATGCAACGACTATGTGAAAGCACGGAAGCATCTTTCAGTTCATCAAGCTCCAAATATACTTACTATCACTCTCAAAAGATTCCAG AGTGGTAGATTTGGGAAACTGAATAAGAGAGTTACGTTCCCTATGGAGTTAGATCTGACACCATACACGAGTTGCACTGATGGAAGTGACCTGTATGATCTCTATGCTGTGGTCGTTCATCTGGATATGCTGAATGCGTCATTTTTTGGACACTATATATGCTATATCAAAGGTTATCAAGGAAGGTGGTATAAAATTGATGACTGCAAG GTTATGGTTGTTGATGAGGAGGAAGTACATGCTCAAGGCGCTTATATGCTTTTATATAGCAG GAGAAAAGCTCGTCCCAGGCCACTTGTTACAGTTGATGAGTCTGTGAAACAGCAACAACAGTGCAAATTGTTCCCTTCAAATGGACAAAGCCACATGATACTAGCAGGTGCAACATTAAACTGTGAATCATCTTTGAAGACTACAGAAGATCAGTTACAACAGGATTGTGAATCCAATAATGAATCCTTGCGTGAAATGGATATTAAGGACCAGGAGTCAGACTTGGATCTACGTACAAGCATTGAAGATGACAAATTCATTAGCAATGAAAATCTACATATACCAGGTTCACTAGTATCACATGTTCTCGAAGATGCTAGAGCTCCAGATTCCTTTGCAGAGCAATGCGAGGTGCAAGTTGGCCCTCCTTTAGAAGGTGGTCCTATTATGAGCTCTGTGCAGTTTGGCAACTCCACAAGCGAAGCATCTTCAGAACATTCCTTTGCAGAGCAATGCGAGGTGCCTGCCTCATGTATTGATTCAGTTGACTATATGGATGTTGATACTGAAGCTGGCACAGAAGTTGAGAGATGGGACGGACAAAGACCTGCCTTAGATGATTCAGTTGGAAGGCCGAATAATAGCACAGCAATTCCAACTGCGAATGGGATGTCAGGAGAACCCAAACCATCATTTTCCTCTGGTTTTTTTGACAAGCCCTCAAGAAAAAGGTCTTCCTTTGCAGAAGAGGATAGTGCTGGTTCTCCTCGAAAGTTAAATGGCTATTGCAATGGACATCTCAGCAGTCTAGAGCAAGGAGTTCTTGCCAACTCTGGAAGTGAAAAGTGCAATGGAGATACACTCATGACATCCAGTAATGGCAATTACTATGCAGTCAATGGTGATATACAATCTAGCAATGATTCCTTGCATGCAGACAAGAGAGATGTGCCTTTTGTTTCTCATGGCTTTGAGCCAAGACCTTACAAAGTACTATCAGACAGCAACAGCAATTGCAGTAGGACAAGCAATGGGAAACCTAAAGCTTGCCAAGGGGACATGTCATTTTTACCTCGGGGCTTCCTTGGAAGGCCTAGTTCTAGAGGAATTTCAGTCAAAGCAGATGATGGCTTGCCATTTAGTAATGGTGCATCATCATCCATTGGGAATGGAAAAAGTAAGTCAAGTAACAACTCATCTTCTATAGGCGGCTTGTCTCCTGGTTTCCTTACAAGGCATCGCAGGGAATCCACGGTCCTAGGCAAAAGCTCTGACATTTCAATGGATACAAAATCTAATGGTGCTGCAGTAATGCCAGACCATGCAGAAGAAAGGGTTTCGGATTGTACGACAAATGGATCTTCATTCCAAATAAGAGCAGCGTCCGACCACCTTGATGAAAATGGCCTTGCAATTTTGACCACAAAAAATAACAGCTGTGGGCAAGAAAATGACAGTAATGGAACCCCCAGCATGAATCATGATGGATCTGAACATGATGGACTGCGCCGACGAATAACCTCAAAATTTTTTGAGCAGGATGGTATTGATGCCCAATAA